A window from Pseudomonas sp. Tri1 encodes these proteins:
- a CDS encoding GNAT family protein, whose amino-acid sequence MSILGQRILLRALELEDLPLLHQWSNDEALWSLLGGWHFPTSREAQREWLLGLKSDPLNQRFGIEVQGHGLIGTANLVGIDWKNRTAEHGMMIGDSSLRGQGHGTDVIATVMRYAFDELGLSRLSTTIIEYNAASLATYTRKTPWVIEGVQRQWYYRKGQRWDRIMLGVSAEEYRAWQAARGDSL is encoded by the coding sequence ATGAGCATTCTAGGCCAACGTATCCTGCTCAGGGCACTGGAGCTTGAGGACTTGCCACTGCTGCATCAATGGTCCAACGACGAAGCCCTTTGGAGCCTGCTGGGCGGCTGGCATTTCCCCACCTCACGGGAGGCGCAACGGGAGTGGCTACTGGGTCTCAAGAGCGACCCGCTCAACCAGCGCTTCGGTATAGAGGTCCAGGGCCACGGCCTGATCGGTACGGCGAATCTGGTCGGCATCGATTGGAAGAACCGCACAGCCGAACACGGCATGATGATCGGCGACTCGTCCCTGCGCGGCCAAGGCCATGGCACCGACGTGATTGCCACGGTGATGCGTTATGCCTTCGACGAACTGGGCCTGAGCCGTCTCTCGACCACCATCATTGAGTACAACGCAGCGTCACTGGCGACCTACACGCGCAAGACCCCTTGGGTCATCGAGGGCGTGCAGCGCCAATGGTATTACCGCAAGGGCCAGCGCTGGGACCGCATCATGCTTGGCGTGAGCGCCGAAGAGTACCGCGCCTGGCAAGCCGCGCGGGGAGACAGCCTATGA
- a CDS encoding phytanoyl-CoA dioxygenase family protein: protein MNPVLQELQANGYVCLPSLITDPLLGQLREDLGRAIDRCRQVQLENGITQRTEQTAHHILAPDTRFVELLDRFAEWGIVDVLQHMLGGAAILNSFGGLNNLNSTDAYVRNVHRDVRSWSAESMQMAQALVLLDDFTVDNGATLFLPGSHAAPEKPDPQVFETQARKALGSAGSIYLFDSRIWHAAGVNRTDQPRRCLTLTFTRSYFKPQFDYCRALGEDFCRSQTPSMQQLLGWYARTPSTLHEWYQPEERRFYRKSQE, encoded by the coding sequence ATGAATCCGGTCTTGCAGGAGCTGCAAGCGAACGGTTACGTCTGCCTGCCCTCCCTGATCACTGATCCGCTGCTCGGCCAACTGCGCGAAGACCTGGGCCGTGCCATAGACCGTTGCCGTCAGGTACAGCTGGAGAACGGTATTACCCAGCGAACCGAACAGACCGCGCACCATATACTTGCGCCGGATACCCGTTTCGTTGAGTTGCTCGATCGATTTGCCGAATGGGGGATCGTCGACGTCTTGCAACACATGCTCGGCGGTGCCGCGATCCTCAATTCGTTTGGCGGTCTGAACAACCTGAACAGCACCGACGCCTACGTGCGTAATGTGCACCGGGACGTGCGTTCCTGGTCAGCCGAGTCCATGCAGATGGCCCAGGCGCTGGTATTGCTCGACGATTTCACGGTCGACAACGGGGCGACCCTGTTTCTGCCGGGCTCGCACGCCGCCCCTGAAAAGCCTGACCCTCAGGTGTTCGAGACTCAGGCCCGCAAGGCCTTGGGTAGCGCGGGTTCGATCTACTTGTTCGACTCACGTATCTGGCACGCCGCCGGCGTCAATCGTACCGACCAGCCGCGACGCTGCCTGACGCTGACCTTCACGCGAAGCTATTTCAAACCGCAGTTCGATTATTGCCGAGCTCTGGGCGAAGACTTCTGCCGCTCGCAAACACCGAGCATGCAACAACTGCTGGGGTGGTATGCCCGTACTCCCTCGACCCTCCATGAGTGGTACCAGCCTGAAGAACGTCGTTTCTACAGGAAAAGCCAGGAATAA
- a CDS encoding class I SAM-dependent methyltransferase: MSVRDYNKEFQDNAHRSYFYDFDARLRRYMLDSFGPWLAEGPTLEMGCFEGAFTTLFAERFADLTVIEAASDLIEVTRNKVGSGVKFVCSTFEEAELEPRFDNIFLIHTLEHLDDRQAVLKRVHNWLAPGGRLFIAVPNANAPSRQIAVKMGLIEHNSAVTEGERLHGHRVTYTLDTLDHEVRSAGWRVSHRGGVFFKPLANFQLDKALETQLIDDRFMDACHALGMVYPDLCASVFVICEQPSSPKATV, from the coding sequence ATGTCCGTACGCGATTACAACAAAGAGTTTCAGGATAACGCTCACCGCAGCTACTTCTACGATTTCGATGCGCGCCTGCGACGCTACATGCTGGACAGCTTCGGCCCCTGGCTGGCGGAGGGTCCGACCCTGGAAATGGGCTGCTTCGAAGGTGCTTTTACGACGCTGTTCGCCGAACGCTTTGCCGACCTGACGGTCATCGAAGCGGCCAGCGATCTGATCGAGGTCACCCGGAACAAAGTCGGTTCAGGCGTCAAGTTCGTTTGCAGTACCTTTGAGGAAGCCGAGCTGGAACCGCGCTTCGATAACATTTTCCTGATCCACACCCTGGAGCACCTCGACGACCGCCAGGCGGTGCTCAAGCGCGTGCACAACTGGCTCGCCCCTGGCGGTCGCCTGTTCATCGCTGTGCCGAACGCGAATGCCCCTTCGCGGCAGATCGCCGTCAAGATGGGCTTGATCGAACACAACAGTGCCGTGACCGAGGGCGAGCGCCTGCATGGCCATCGGGTCACCTACACCCTCGACACCCTCGATCACGAAGTACGCAGCGCCGGTTGGCGCGTGAGCCACCGCGGCGGGGTGTTCTTCAAGCCGCTGGCCAACTTCCAGCTGGACAAGGCCCTGGAAACCCAGCTGATCGATGATCGTTTCATGGATGCCTGCCATGCGTTGGGCATGGTCTATCCAGACCTGTGCGCCAGTGTCTTTGTCATTTGTGAGCAGCCCTCCAGCCCCAAGGCAACCGTATGA
- a CDS encoding glycosyltransferase family 2 protein: MTTPSLHGKPRHPYYIAAPNYRETSSGVCVLHYLCHVLNLSGYEAYLTPCQVNPKLRTPILTDELRRHHRSLGLAPIAVYSEVVDGNPIGAPIVARYILNREGFLTGRAIKAQKTDLFFYYTQDFGGDSDNSNLLLLPVIDSELFSPPTESVQRSGNYLYLHRIDRSKVDYSMLPDDIEVLSMANPKTLTELAQIFRTASTLYSYEISATCTEAMLCGCPVVYMPGGHVKTQPFIEQFGDAGSALYDEPGGLERARATVLQARRRWLELEKAFWPQLERFIDITQQVAVQHAIDARVPSVKDWLRNRVLTPIQQQLVDGRRQQLSGQTSLTLLIRDPLGDFNALSDTLESLALWRSRSSISLRMVVLSTAPSPADLPASLHWLTCAQPGAVELNEILQADDSDWIMLLTAGDEVLPAGTLMLDLELPGANGCRMIYCDGMYRSENGPQAVLRPCINLDYLLSLPLTMANHWLVRRELALQVGGYDPQVPEALELDLILRLIEVGSMNGIAHLSEPLVVSNTPTLANNPDECLALQRHLSNRGYTSARIQQEPTRHYHIKYGHDQQPLVSILIPTRDQLPLLQRCVESLLSKTRYPHFEIILIDNCSETEEALTWLSEMESIGGDKVRVIRFPYPFNFSAMNNLAANQARGEYLVLLNNDTAIIREDWLDELLNHALRPEVGIVGAKLISPAGTVQHAGLITGLRGPAGSPFVDQAANGGGYMQRLLVDQNTSAVSAACLMIRTAIYLEAGGMDDAQFQVTCNDLDLCLKVANLGYLNVWTPHAVLLHEGEATWSSVGKDPLNQQRFAMEQEQALSKWLSVLANDPAYNSNLSLRGAGFELEAVNELTWRPLSWRPLPVVLVHPAKSAKAANLRIVEPFTALRDYGKIEGCISNSLLPATTLARYNPDVIVFQHQADPLRLEQMERINTLSKAFKVLELDALAPATPGWTTSLQQAASLVDRIIVATPAMAAACAGLHHDIRVLETRLDSRWRNLPNARQTFDIPRIGCDIDPMQPFVQPLIIELMQALAGQVEWVLWGDVPAYLRPLASEVHEDVHDNPDVMASLNLDIVLAPLGFGWAEGGLSLLDHLQYGACGYSVIGSDTADYLGDLAITRVANSREQWLEAIRDHLADRHASRQQAARLREQVLDNWVFDDAYATHWVKGWMPD; this comes from the coding sequence ATGACCACCCCATCCCTGCACGGCAAGCCGCGTCACCCTTACTACATCGCCGCTCCCAACTATCGGGAGACTTCCTCGGGTGTGTGCGTATTGCACTACCTGTGTCACGTTCTGAACCTGTCCGGTTACGAGGCCTACCTCACGCCATGCCAGGTCAATCCGAAACTGCGCACCCCGATCCTTACCGACGAGTTGCGCCGGCACCATCGGTCGCTGGGCTTGGCGCCCATTGCTGTGTATTCCGAGGTGGTGGACGGTAACCCGATAGGCGCACCGATCGTGGCTCGTTACATTCTGAACCGTGAAGGCTTCCTCACTGGTCGGGCGATCAAGGCGCAAAAAACGGACCTGTTTTTCTATTACACCCAGGATTTCGGTGGCGACAGCGATAACAGCAACCTGCTCCTGTTGCCTGTCATCGACTCGGAATTGTTTTCACCGCCAACCGAGTCGGTGCAGCGCAGCGGCAACTATCTGTATTTGCACCGCATCGACAGGTCTAAGGTCGACTACTCGATGTTGCCGGACGATATCGAAGTCCTGAGCATGGCCAACCCGAAGACGCTGACCGAGCTGGCGCAGATTTTTCGGACGGCTTCAACACTCTACAGCTACGAAATCTCAGCGACGTGCACCGAAGCCATGCTCTGTGGCTGCCCGGTTGTCTACATGCCTGGCGGTCACGTGAAGACCCAGCCGTTCATTGAACAGTTCGGTGACGCGGGCTCGGCACTCTATGATGAGCCAGGTGGACTGGAGCGCGCCCGCGCAACAGTGTTGCAGGCTCGCAGGCGCTGGCTGGAGCTCGAAAAGGCCTTCTGGCCACAGCTGGAGCGTTTCATCGATATCACTCAGCAGGTTGCCGTCCAGCATGCCATTGACGCCCGTGTACCCTCCGTCAAGGACTGGTTGCGCAACCGCGTACTGACGCCGATCCAGCAACAGCTTGTCGACGGGCGTCGTCAACAACTCAGCGGACAAACCAGCCTGACGCTGTTGATACGCGACCCCCTGGGCGATTTCAACGCCTTGAGCGACACCCTTGAAAGTCTTGCACTGTGGCGATCGCGCTCCTCCATCAGCTTGCGCATGGTGGTCTTGAGCACTGCGCCAAGTCCTGCCGACCTGCCCGCTAGCCTGCACTGGCTGACGTGCGCTCAGCCAGGCGCCGTCGAGCTGAACGAAATTCTGCAGGCAGACGACAGCGACTGGATCATGCTGCTAACGGCTGGCGACGAGGTCCTGCCCGCCGGCACGTTGATGCTCGATCTGGAACTGCCGGGTGCCAATGGCTGCAGGATGATCTATTGCGACGGCATGTATCGCTCGGAGAATGGCCCGCAAGCGGTCTTGCGGCCTTGCATCAACCTCGACTACCTCTTGAGTCTGCCATTGACCATGGCCAACCATTGGCTGGTCCGTCGGGAGCTGGCGCTGCAAGTCGGCGGTTACGACCCGCAGGTGCCCGAAGCGCTTGAACTGGACCTGATCCTGCGACTGATCGAAGTCGGGAGCATGAATGGTATTGCTCACCTGAGTGAACCGCTGGTAGTCAGCAACACACCCACCCTTGCCAATAACCCTGACGAGTGCCTTGCTCTGCAACGGCACCTGAGCAATCGCGGCTACACGAGCGCCAGGATCCAGCAGGAACCGACCCGGCATTACCACATCAAGTACGGCCATGACCAGCAGCCCCTGGTGTCGATCCTGATTCCTACCCGGGACCAATTGCCGCTGCTGCAGCGCTGCGTGGAAAGCCTGTTGTCGAAGACCCGCTATCCACACTTCGAGATTATCCTGATCGACAATTGCAGCGAGACCGAAGAGGCGCTCACCTGGCTGAGCGAGATGGAGTCGATCGGGGGTGACAAGGTTCGTGTCATCCGCTTCCCCTATCCGTTCAACTTCAGTGCCATGAACAATCTGGCAGCCAACCAGGCGCGCGGTGAGTATCTGGTGTTGTTGAACAACGATACGGCAATCATCCGCGAAGACTGGTTGGACGAACTGCTCAACCACGCCTTGCGTCCCGAAGTGGGTATCGTCGGCGCCAAGTTGATTAGCCCGGCAGGCACCGTTCAGCATGCTGGTCTGATCACTGGTCTGCGCGGCCCCGCTGGGAGCCCATTCGTCGATCAGGCTGCCAACGGCGGTGGCTATATGCAACGCCTGTTGGTCGACCAAAACACCAGCGCAGTCAGTGCAGCCTGCCTGATGATCCGCACAGCGATCTACCTGGAAGCCGGTGGTATGGACGACGCGCAGTTCCAGGTCACCTGCAATGACCTGGACCTGTGCCTGAAGGTGGCGAACCTTGGCTATCTGAATGTCTGGACACCTCATGCCGTGCTCTTGCATGAGGGTGAAGCGACCTGGTCAAGTGTCGGCAAGGACCCGCTCAACCAGCAACGCTTCGCCATGGAGCAAGAGCAGGCCTTGAGCAAATGGCTGAGCGTCTTGGCCAATGATCCCGCCTACAACAGCAACCTGTCGTTGCGTGGTGCCGGCTTCGAGCTGGAAGCCGTCAACGAGTTGACCTGGCGCCCGCTGTCCTGGCGCCCGCTTCCGGTGGTGCTGGTACATCCTGCGAAGTCGGCAAAAGCCGCCAATCTGCGTATTGTCGAGCCGTTCACTGCTTTGCGTGACTACGGCAAAATCGAAGGATGCATCAGCAACAGCCTGTTACCGGCAACGACGCTTGCGCGCTACAACCCCGATGTCATTGTCTTCCAGCATCAGGCCGACCCGCTGCGTCTGGAGCAGATGGAGCGCATCAATACCCTCTCCAAAGCCTTCAAGGTCCTCGAGTTGGATGCGCTGGCTCCGGCGACCCCGGGATGGACGACCTCACTGCAGCAAGCAGCGAGCCTTGTCGACCGCATCATTGTTGCGACGCCTGCGATGGCGGCAGCCTGTGCCGGACTGCACCACGATATTCGCGTCCTGGAAACGCGTCTGGATAGCAGATGGCGCAACCTCCCCAATGCGCGCCAGACGTTTGACATCCCTCGCATAGGCTGCGATATCGACCCGATGCAGCCCTTCGTTCAGCCGTTGATCATCGAGCTGATGCAGGCGCTGGCCGGTCAAGTGGAGTGGGTGCTCTGGGGCGATGTGCCTGCGTACCTGCGGCCGCTCGCCAGCGAGGTTCATGAGGACGTTCACGACAATCCCGATGTCATGGCAAGCCTCAATCTGGATATTGTCCTCGCACCCCTGGGCTTCGGCTGGGCCGAGGGAGGGTTAAGCCTGCTTGATCATCTGCAATATGGCGCTTGCGGCTACAGTGTGATCGGCAGCGATACCGCCGATTACCTGGGCGATCTCGCCATCACGCGAGTAGCTAACAGCCGAGAGCAATGGCTGGAGGCTATTCGTGATCATCTGGCTGATCGGCACGCCTCGCGACAGCAAGCCGCGCGACTGCGCGAGCAAGTGCTGGACAATTGGGTCTTCGACGATGCCTATGCGACGCACTGGGTCAAGGGGTGGATGCCTGACTGA
- a CDS encoding flagellar basal body rod protein FlgF, translating to MDKYLYVAMTGASQNALAQRAHANNLANISTNGFQKDLEQARSMPVFGDSFPARAFAMSERPATDFTPGALVETGRDLDVAVSGPGWMAVQNPDGGESYVRTGSLNVDALGVLRAGNGMPVMGNGGPIAVPPEQKIEIGQDGTISIRAMGEGPRVMAEVDRIKLVNPDLKNMTKGLDGSIRTKDGQPAPIDGNVQLVSGFQEASNVNAVDEMTSVLALAKQFELHVKMMNTAKEGDEAMARVLQI from the coding sequence GTGGACAAGTACCTTTATGTGGCAATGACCGGCGCCAGCCAGAACGCACTGGCACAACGGGCCCATGCCAACAACCTGGCGAACATCTCCACCAACGGCTTTCAGAAAGACCTGGAGCAGGCCCGCTCGATGCCGGTATTTGGCGACAGCTTTCCGGCGCGGGCATTTGCCATGTCCGAGCGGCCTGCCACCGACTTCACGCCGGGCGCGCTGGTGGAAACCGGTCGTGACCTCGACGTCGCGGTCAGCGGGCCGGGTTGGATGGCCGTGCAGAATCCCGATGGTGGTGAAAGCTACGTGCGCACTGGCAGCCTCAACGTCGACGCCCTGGGCGTGTTGCGGGCCGGCAACGGCATGCCGGTGATGGGCAATGGCGGTCCGATCGCCGTGCCGCCGGAGCAGAAAATCGAAATCGGCCAGGACGGCACCATCAGCATCCGCGCCATGGGCGAAGGTCCGCGCGTGATGGCTGAAGTCGATCGCATCAAGCTGGTCAACCCGGATCTCAAGAACATGACCAAGGGCCTGGACGGTTCGATCCGTACCAAGGACGGCCAGCCGGCGCCCATCGATGGCAACGTGCAGCTGGTGTCCGGCTTCCAGGAAGCGAGCAACGTCAACGCCGTGGATGAGATGACTTCGGTGCTGGCCCTGGCCAAGCAGTTCGAGCTTCACGTCAAGATGATGAACACCGCCAAAGAAGGCGACGAGGCCATGGCCCGGGTCTTGCAGATCTAA
- the flgG gene encoding flagellar basal-body rod protein FlgG produces the protein MLPALWVAKTGLSAQDTNLTTISNNLANVSTTGFKRDRAEFQDLLYQVKRQPGAQSTQDSELPSGLQVGTGVRIVGTQKNFTAGSLQTTEQPLDMAIDGRGFFQILQPDGTTSYTRDGTFHLDSTGQIVNASGFALEPAIIIPNDAQTFTVGRDGTVSITVAGNPASQVIGNLQTADFINPAGLQAVGNNLFLETAASGAPQVGTPGLNGFGTTLQNTLETSNVSTVEEMVNMITTQRAYEMNSKVISTADQMLSFVTQNL, from the coding sequence ATGCTTCCGGCTCTATGGGTTGCCAAAACAGGTTTGTCCGCCCAGGACACCAACCTGACGACCATTTCCAACAACCTGGCGAACGTCTCGACCACGGGCTTCAAACGTGATCGCGCCGAGTTCCAGGACCTGCTGTACCAGGTCAAGCGTCAGCCAGGCGCCCAGTCGACCCAAGACAGCGAACTGCCGTCGGGCCTGCAAGTGGGTACCGGTGTGCGCATTGTCGGCACCCAGAAAAACTTCACCGCCGGCAGCCTGCAAACCACCGAGCAGCCGCTGGACATGGCCATCGACGGTCGTGGTTTCTTCCAGATCCTGCAGCCGGACGGCACCACCTCCTATACCCGTGACGGTACGTTCCACCTCGATTCCACCGGCCAGATCGTCAACGCCAGCGGTTTCGCCCTGGAGCCGGCCATCATTATCCCGAACGATGCCCAGACGTTCACCGTGGGCCGCGATGGCACCGTGTCCATCACGGTGGCGGGCAACCCGGCCTCCCAAGTGATCGGCAACCTGCAGACAGCCGACTTCATCAACCCGGCCGGCCTGCAAGCGGTGGGCAACAACCTGTTCCTGGAAACCGCTGCCAGTGGCGCGCCGCAAGTCGGTACACCGGGTCTGAACGGTTTCGGTACCACGCTGCAGAACACCCTGGAAACGTCCAACGTGAGCACCGTGGAGGAGATGGTCAACATGATCACCACCCAGCGCGCCTACGAGATGAACTCCAAGGTGATCTCCACCGCCGACCAGATGCTCTCGTTCGTTACGCAGAATCTGTAA
- the flgH gene encoding flagellar basal body L-ring protein FlgH, protein MNRFVSVLALSGITALAGCVGPTPKPNDPYYAPVLPRTPLPAAANNGSIYQAGFEQNLYSDRKAFRVGDIITITLNERTQASKNANSQIDKTSDTSVGLTSLFGSSLTTNNPIGSNDLSLNAGYSSDRATKGDSKSGQSNSLTGSITVTVADVLPNGIIVVRGEKWLTLNTGDELVRIAGMVRADDIATDNTVSSTRVADARITYSGTGAFADASQPGWFDRFFLSPKFPF, encoded by the coding sequence ATGAATCGCTTCGTATCTGTTCTGGCACTGAGTGGGATCACCGCACTCGCGGGCTGTGTCGGGCCAACGCCCAAGCCCAATGACCCGTACTACGCTCCGGTGTTGCCGCGCACGCCGTTGCCGGCTGCCGCCAACAATGGCTCGATCTACCAGGCCGGTTTCGAACAGAACCTGTACAGCGATCGCAAGGCCTTCCGGGTCGGTGACATCATCACCATCACCCTGAACGAGCGGACCCAGGCCAGCAAGAACGCCAACTCGCAGATCGACAAGACCAGCGACACCAGCGTCGGCCTGACGTCGTTGTTCGGTTCCAGCCTGACCACCAACAACCCGATCGGGAGCAATGACCTGAGCCTCAACGCCGGTTACAGCTCCGACCGGGCCACCAAGGGCGATAGCAAGTCCGGCCAGAGCAACAGCCTGACCGGTTCGATCACCGTGACCGTCGCCGATGTGTTGCCCAACGGCATCATCGTCGTGCGGGGCGAGAAGTGGCTGACCCTCAACACCGGTGACGAGCTGGTGCGCATCGCCGGCATGGTTCGCGCCGATGACATCGCCACCGACAACACTGTTTCGTCGACTCGGGTGGCCGATGCACGCATCACCTACTCGGGCACCGGTGCCTTCGCCGATGCGAGCCAGCCTGGTTGGTTCGACCGTTTCTTCCTCAGCCCGAAGTTCCCTTTCTAG
- a CDS encoding flagellar basal body P-ring protein FlgI, protein MSAAFTAQAERLKDIASISGVRSNQLIGYGLVVGLNGTGDQTTQTPFTLQTFNNMLSQFGIKVPAGSGNVQLKNVAAVSVSADLPAFAKPGQQVDITVSSIGNSKSLRGGTLLLTPLKGIDGNVYAIAQGNLVVGGFDAEGRDGSKITVNVPSAGRIPGGASVERAVPSGFNQGNSLTLNLNRSDFTTAKRIVDKINDMLGPGVAQALDGGSIRVTAPMDPSQRVDYLSILENLEVDPGQAVAKVIINSRTGTIVIGQNVKVSPAAVTHGSLTVTITEDPIVSQPGPLSNGQTAVVPRSRVNAEQEAKPMFKFGPGTTLDEIVRAVNQVGAAPGDLMAILEALKQAGALQADLIVI, encoded by the coding sequence ATGTCGGCAGCCTTCACCGCTCAAGCCGAGCGCCTGAAGGACATCGCCAGCATTTCCGGCGTGCGTTCCAACCAGTTGATCGGCTACGGCCTGGTCGTGGGCCTGAACGGTACCGGTGACCAGACCACCCAGACTCCGTTCACCCTGCAGACCTTCAACAACATGTTGTCGCAGTTCGGTATCAAGGTGCCGGCAGGTTCAGGCAACGTCCAGTTGAAGAACGTCGCGGCGGTGTCGGTCAGCGCTGACCTGCCGGCGTTCGCCAAGCCTGGCCAGCAGGTGGATATCACCGTTTCGTCCATCGGTAACTCCAAGAGCCTGCGCGGCGGCACCCTGTTGCTGACACCGCTCAAGGGTATCGACGGCAACGTCTACGCCATCGCCCAGGGCAACCTGGTGGTGGGCGGTTTCGATGCCGAGGGGCGCGACGGTTCGAAGATCACCGTCAACGTTCCGTCGGCCGGTCGCATCCCCGGTGGTGCGTCGGTGGAACGTGCGGTGCCGAGCGGCTTCAACCAGGGCAACAGTTTGACCCTGAACCTCAACCGCTCCGACTTCACCACCGCCAAGCGCATCGTCGACAAGATCAACGACATGCTTGGCCCGGGCGTGGCCCAGGCCCTCGACGGCGGCTCGATTCGCGTCACCGCGCCCATGGATCCGAGCCAGCGGGTCGACTATCTGTCGATCCTGGAAAACCTCGAAGTCGATCCGGGCCAGGCCGTGGCGAAAGTCATCATCAACTCGCGCACCGGCACCATCGTGATCGGCCAGAACGTCAAGGTTTCTCCGGCCGCCGTAACCCACGGCAGCCTGACCGTGACCATCACCGAGGACCCGATCGTCAGCCAGCCTGGCCCGTTGTCCAACGGTCAGACCGCCGTAGTCCCCCGTTCACGGGTCAATGCCGAGCAAGAAGCCAAGCCGATGTTCAAGTTCGGCCCGGGCACTACCCTGGATGAAATCGTCCGGGCGGTGAACCAGGTCGGCGCGGCACCGGGCGACTTGATGGCGATTCTCGAAGCCTTGAAGCAGGCCGGCGCGTTGCAAGCCGACCTGATCGTGATTTGA
- the flgJ gene encoding flagellar assembly peptidoglycan hydrolase FlgJ, whose amino-acid sequence MDMRKGTLISGDSGSYSDLNRLNQLKVGDKNSDGNLRKVAQEFESLFLGEMLKSMRSATDALGKDNPLNTPEAKQYQEMYDQQLAVSMSREGGGIGLADVLLRQMSKNKPLAPGEAASLSAAKQQEALDKVAKAAVPTPVAAGTLPDGPLSRSNGQRPLWASRAVNAPQGAGEGSHRNDMELINQRRLALPPKLADRLLAGLVPSASTNADVPAQNVLTDRAVAAAKPATGELANGDWLAALKAAEPKGDMQVYGRAMAQPPLAPARKAFRDADEFVNAMLPMAKEAADRIGVDPRYLVAQAALETGWGKSVMRQPDGSSSHNLFGIKASANWKGDSARAITSEFRNGAMVKETAEFRSYASYRDSFHDLVNLLQSNSRYQDVLKSADNPEQFVRELQKAGYATDPHYASKISNIARQMTSYQNYASAGATTTL is encoded by the coding sequence ATGGATATGCGCAAGGGCACATTGATCAGCGGGGATTCGGGTTCCTACTCGGACCTGAACCGCCTGAACCAGCTCAAGGTTGGCGACAAGAACAGCGACGGCAACCTGCGTAAAGTGGCGCAGGAATTCGAGTCGCTGTTCCTCGGCGAAATGCTCAAGTCCATGCGTTCGGCCACCGATGCGCTGGGCAAGGACAATCCGCTCAATACGCCTGAAGCCAAGCAGTACCAGGAAATGTACGACCAGCAACTGGCGGTTTCGATGTCTCGCGAGGGCGGTGGTATCGGCCTGGCCGATGTGCTGCTGCGCCAGATGTCCAAGAATAAACCGCTGGCGCCAGGCGAGGCGGCCAGCTTGTCGGCTGCCAAGCAGCAAGAGGCGCTGGACAAGGTCGCCAAGGCAGCCGTGCCAACGCCAGTGGCGGCCGGTACGTTGCCCGACGGTCCTCTTTCGCGCTCCAACGGCCAGCGCCCGCTGTGGGCTTCCCGGGCCGTGAATGCGCCGCAAGGGGCGGGTGAGGGCTCTCACCGCAACGACATGGAATTGATCAACCAGCGTCGCTTGGCCTTGCCGCCGAAACTGGCCGATCGTCTGCTCGCCGGGCTGGTACCTTCGGCCTCGACCAATGCCGATGTGCCTGCGCAGAACGTCCTGACGGATCGCGCCGTCGCCGCCGCTAAACCTGCTACTGGCGAACTGGCCAATGGTGACTGGCTGGCCGCGCTCAAGGCTGCCGAGCCGAAAGGCGACATGCAGGTCTATGGTCGCGCCATGGCCCAGCCACCGCTGGCACCGGCGCGCAAGGCCTTCCGCGATGCTGATGAATTCGTCAATGCCATGCTGCCAATGGCCAAGGAAGCCGCCGACCGCATCGGTGTCGATCCGCGTTATCTGGTGGCCCAGGCTGCCCTGGAAACCGGTTGGGGCAAATCGGTCATGCGCCAGCCCGATGGCAGCAGCAGCCACAACCTGTTCGGCATCAAGGCCAGCGCCAATTGGAAGGGTGATTCGGCCCGGGCGATCACCAGCGAATTCCGCAATGGCGCGATGGTCAAGGAGACGGCCGAGTTCCGCTCCTACGCTTCGTACCGCGACAGTTTCCATGACTTGGTCAATCTGCTGCAAAGCAACAGTCGCTATCAAGATGTACTGAAGTCGGCCGATAACCCGGAACAGTTTGTACGCGAGTTGCAAAAGGCCGGTTACGCCACCGACCCGCACTACGCCAGCAAGATTTCGAACATAGCCCGGCAGATGACGAGTTACCAAAACTACGCTTCGGCAGGCGCCACCACGACTTTATAA